The Neomonachus schauinslandi chromosome 4, ASM220157v2, whole genome shotgun sequence genome includes a region encoding these proteins:
- the HTR1D gene encoding 5-hydroxytryptamine receptor 1D has translation MGRTTVKGAVCVQVCGKREPPRMSPPNQSLEGLLQEASNRSLNATETPEAWGPGTLQALKISLALLLSIITMATALSNAFVLTTIFLTRKLHTPANYLIGSLAMTDLLVSILVMPISIVYTTTHTWSFGQILCDIWLSSDITCCTASILHLCVIALDRYWAITDALEYSKRRTAGRAAAMIATVWVISICISIPPLFWRQAKAHEEMSDCLVNTSQISYTIYSTCGAFYIPSVLLIILYGRIYMAARNRILNPPSLYGKRFTTAHLITGSAGSSLCSLSPSLHEGHSHTAGSALFFSHVKIKLADSVLERKRISAARERKATKTLGIILGAFIICWLPFFVASLVLPICRDSCWLHPALFDFFTWLGYLNSLINPIIYTVFNEEFRQAFQKVVHFRKAS, from the coding sequence ATGGGCAGGACAACTGTGAAGGGAGCTGTGTGTGTCCAAGTCTGTGGGAAGAGAGAGCCACCTAGAATGTCCCCGCCAAACCAGTCACTGGAAGGCCTTCTCCAGGAGGCCTCCAACAGATCCCTGAATGCTACAGAAACCCCAGAGGCTTGGGGTCCAGGGACACTCCAGGCCCTCAAaatctctcttgctctgctccttTCCATCATCACAATGGCCACAGCCCTCTCCAACGCCTTTGTGCTCACCACCATCTTCCTCACCAGGAAGCTCCACACCCCAGCAAACTATCTCATCGGCTCCCTGGCCATGACTGACCTCTTAGTCTCCATCTTGGTCATGCCCATCAGCATTGTCTATACCACCACCCACACCTGGAGCTTTGGCCAAATCCTGTGTGACATCTGGCTGTCTTCTGACATCACATGCTGCACAGCCTCCATCCTGCATCTCTGTGTCATTGCTCTGGACAGGTACTGGGCCATCACAGACGCCCTGGAGTATAGTAAACGCCGCACAGCGGGCCGGGCGGCTGCCATGATTGCCACTGTCTGGGTCATCTCGATCTGCATCTCCATCCCGCCACTCTTCTGGCGGCAGGCCAAAGCTCACGAAGAGATGTCGGACTGCCTGGTGAACACGTCTCAGATCTCCTACACCATCTACTCCACCTGCGGGGCCTTCTACATCCCCTCTGTGCTGCTCATCATCCTCTATGGCCGCATCTACATGGCTGCCCGGAATCGCATCCTGAATCCGCCTTCGCTCTACGGGAAGCGCTTCACCACGGCCCACCTCATCACGGGCTCTGCGGGGTCCTCGCTCTGCTCGCTCAGCCCCAGCCTCCATGAGGGGCACTCCCATACTGCCGGCTCCGCTCTCTTTTTCAGCCACGTGAAAATCAAGCTGGCCGATAGTGTCCTGGAGCGCAAGAGGATTTCCGCGGCTCGAGAAAGGAAAGCCACGAAAACGCTGGGGATCATCCTAGGGGCCTTTATCATCTGCTGGTTGCCCTTCTTTGTCGCCTCTCTGGTCCTCCCCATCTGCCGGGACTCCTGCTGGCTCCACCCAGCCCTCTTTGACTTCTTCACCTGGCTTGGCTATCTCAACTCCCTCATCAATCCAATAATATATACTGTGTTTAACGAAGAGTTTCGACAAGCGTTTCAGAAAGTTGTCCATTTTCGGAAAGCCTCCTAG